gagatttcttatacgactcctaaTTTTCCAAAAGCgaaaaaacttaaaaactgactcaagtgcggatatgtatttctaaaagcgaatgaacttaaaaaccaacttaTACACGAATGACATACAAAAGTATCGACAAAAACATCTATAGTTTTTATaaagaaaaagtacgaattaccccctgaaccattgggtgagtatgaattacccccctaaacatGAAAACCGGACGTTTTTACCCTCAACTATCGATACCGGATGAACCCCCCCGAGCAGTTTTGAAagcggttttggtctacgtggcagtccaaTTAGCAatccattatttttaaaatcagcgggccccacatgtcagtctcccGCACTCTCTTTTtccctcacctctctctctccaaaatCCGGGCCATGGAGCTTGGGACGGCAGCGGGAAGAGCCCGAGATGACGGTGGGTGGAGGGGACAGGGGCGGGTGGAGCTCGGGGTGGTGGAGGGGGCGCTCGTAGCCGCTGGCGCTCGGGACGATGGTGGGTGGAATCAGCGGTGGAGGGGACAGTGGCGGGCGGAGCTCAGGGTCGTGGAGGAGGTGCTCGCAGCCGCCGGCGCTCGGGACGACGGCGGGGGAAGCTTGGGGCCGAGGGGGCGGCGGACCTCAGGGCGGTaggaggagagggcggcggagagcggagctcggggtgGTGGAGGGGGCGTTTGCAGCCGCCCGCGCTCGGGACGATGGCGGGGGGAGCTTGGGGTCGagggggcggcgggagctcggGGTGGCGAGAGGAGGGGATGGCGGAGGGCGGCGAAGGGACGCCCACAGCCGCCGGCGTGTGGCTCGTCGAGGCAACGGAGGGGATGCTCGTAGCCAGCGGTgctcagggaggtggaggggcgCGGCGGAGCGAGCCGAGGATGGCGGTGGGTGGAGCTCCAGCTGCGGAGGAAGCGCCCGCAACCACCGCCGTGTGGCTCATCGAGGCAATGGAGCCGTCCGTTGCCGTCGGCGCTCAAGCCGCAACCGCCAGGatttgagagagagaaggtggggGAGAGGGAAAGAGATAGAGTGGTAAGATATATGACAGGTAGGCCCCttcgtttttttaattaaaaaaattgctgactagactgccacgtagaccaaaactacTTCGAAAGCTGCTCGGGGGGTTTTCATCCGGTAtcgatagttgagggtgaaaaacGTCCGATTTTTgtgtttagggggtaattcatactcaTCCAATAGTTAGGGGGGTAATttatactttttcttttttataataatagagatagagatagagatagagatttcgTTATAGTTTAGTATTTTTCAGCACTATTATCAACAGAACAACAAGAGATAACACAGGGAGGCGTATTTTTTGTGCGTAAAGGTGGACTCGAAACTCTCCAAAATATCGCGCCGTTTCgatgggagggaggaggatgcggCTCCCTTCATTCTCCTTCTCGCGGAAgactcctcttttttttcgaaGCTTCTCGCCGAAGATTTCAAATACCGCTACTTGTCCAACCCGAGACCCCTAATTCCCCGCCGCGAAATccctaaaccctagccgccgccgccgcccccgccccggcATCGGCGACGACTCCGACCTCCAGAAGGACCTGGACGAGCCGCGCCGCTCCTGCATCCTCTCCGGGAACGACCCCGACGCCGCGGTCGCGCAGGTCTccgccagcctcgccgccggcacaTCAGGGGCGGGGGGCGGCGAAGAATGGCTTTGTCCgatgatgacgaggaggaggaggacgatggCTTTGGCGCTCGTCCGTAGCATCCGTGAGAATCTCCTCAACAAGGCCTCTTGCCCTCCTCACCCGATCTGCGTCTGGCCGCCCTCCGActtggaggaggacgacgacaacgaccTCGAGACGCTCCGTGCGATACAGCACCCACTTCTCGCACTACCATTCCGGTGAGTAAATTCTATCTCACCCTGTTTGTTCGTGGCATTGCTGTAAGATAAGCAATCCGAATTTATGGGATAGACTTGCAAGGTAGTCGACTCTTGATCAAAACATGAACTATCCAATGCAAATCTTCTATACAATATGCTATTGCACCAGGACACACTTTTCTTTTTGAATGAAATTCTCTAGGGTCTATACTGTTTCTGAATTGTTGAAGCTGTAGTGAGAAATTTTAAAAAGGCTGATGCAAATTTAATTTGAACATTGAAGCTATGGAATGCGCTTTACTACATATGGTGGTAATCATCGGACCTTATAATTCTATACGTGTGAATGAAACATGTTTAAACTACTGTAATTGTTCTTTAGAACTGAACCACCAATATAGGTGAATAAATGTGATGTGACAAAACCCCAGATTCTAGGGCATGCGTAACACAAAACACCAGATATTGTGATTTGTTTCAAGGAACCTCATGTTTTGAGGCAAAATGTTTCAAAGAACCTTAGGTTCAGCTTTATATTGTCGATTTGACTAATATATTTGTGCCTACTTATACGCATACTTATAAAAGGTAgaatatgatatttttaaaatggaaaaagtatgaattaccacCCGAACTATCGcagtcgaccgaattaccccctgaatccaaaaaccagacattgctcaccctaaactttcaataccgaccgaattacccccctcgacccaattcAGAATGGtcttgtcctacgtggcgtacgcgtggcaatccaatcagcattttcttattaaaaaaactggTGGGGTCCACATGTTGTACTCTCTCatctccctctttctcctcttccccACTTCCTATCTCTCTCTGTAGCGCTAGCCGTCGGGAGCGGCGACAAGTGGCCAGCGACGGCCGTGGAGGGGtcagcgagggcgcgcagcgcgGCCCACGATGGAAACTATGGCGAGCGGCAACAACGGCGGCGActacggcgagcggcggcaatggtggtgaGGGCACTCGGTGAGGCGGCAACTGCGGCGAGGTCCTCCTGCGCCTCTCCCCTGTCGGCGCTCGAGCGACCTCTGCCTTCTTCGCCGGGGGAGGCCGAGGATGCGGCGCACCCTAGCGGTTGCCGAGGACGAGCTCGGCTCAGCGGGGTTGGTTGTTTCGCGAGGAGATGCAGGGGCGgccctcgtcggcgtcgtcgtccgctGCTGTTGCTGGATAGGCGTCCCTGCAAGCTCGCTCCACTCCCTCCCACTCCGTCGCTCCCCGTgtcccctcccctcgccgccacccCCACTCCACCGCCCTCGGGATGATGAGAAGCCGCCAGAAGCCAGGGTGGCCTCTGCCAAAGCAGGGCTCGATGTTGATGCCGCCGCTGCGCCTGAGGCCCTATATGGCGCGGGACCGTGTGTTAGTGAAGAGAAGGAGGTGATGGCGATCGGTTTGGACACGAAGGAAGCGGAGAGTGGAGGAGTGGAGGCGACGGCTCGCCGCCCGTCCGCatctccgccgcgccgtgcgtgcCGCCATGAGCGCTGCAATCCGCGCCGACCGCCCCCGCCTACCGCCTGTCCCTGCGCCGCTGGGGCTCACCATCGACGCGCCGAGGGGGTTGCTGCTCGTCGTGTCCGCCGTGGACGTGGCCGCCCACAACTCCAGCTCCCTCCCGGAGTTCGCTGCCACCGCCTCTGCGTCCTGCGCCGCTGCCTCTGCGTCCCGCCGTGCTACCCACCGCGCGCCGAACGCCTACCGCCGCTCGACCTGGgcgtgagagagaggaagagtgagagagggagagagagagagagagtgagagacaaaagagaaagaggaagtgTGAGAGATAGGAagaggagtatgacaggtgggacccactttttttataaataaaatgctgactggattgccacgcgtacgccacgtaggacagaACCGCTCTAGATTGGGGTCGAGGATGGTAATATGTCTGGTATTAAAAGCTCAGGGTGAgcaatgtctggttttgtggttcggggtGGGGGGGCGGGgcgtaattcgtactttttccttttaacaTTACCTGCATTTTCAACATGTGTTAGTTATAGATAGTATAACCTCTTTTGTGTAAATGTAATCGGTTAATATGTTATTATTAGTGAAGATCATGTTGAGCTTTTGCTATGATGCAGTACaatagaaaagaagaagatAAATTAGACTGGTGGTTTGTTCATCTTGAGCCTACTTATCTGAATATGTATTTAAAACATACCATATATAATAACGGAATGAGTATTTTACATAAATCTAGTGTTCCTTGAAACATTTTGCCTCAAAGCATGGGTTGCCTTGAAACCAATCGTACTTCCTAAGATGTTGCGTTACCCATGCCGCAAAATATGGGGGTTTGTGAAATTACATGTGGAGATTAGCCATAAGATGTTTTCTGTGTTTGTTCTTTTTAAGCTGCACATATCAATAGTTCAGTACATAATTGAAAATAAAGCATGTAGAGTCGTTGTGTACTTGATCCAGCAAAAGAGTGTCACATTACAATTAAATGAGAGCCCTTAGTATGTTGATTTGCTTAATGCAGGTACCTCCAGTGGGTCAGAGACAAATACAAAAACTGAGGAAATCTTTTTCGAAATAGACTTGATGAAGAATTTGATGTGGATAAGCAAAATAAAGAGGCAATTACCCCAATTGGGTTTCCTAAAGCTGCCTGCTGTTAGTGGATGCTCTTAAGAAGAACAGAGCATGCCAGAAGTTCATTAGAAGGTAGATTACAATTCAAGCGAAATTGAAGAAAATAAGAATCTTAATCTTAAGGATCATGTAAAATGCCTTTTGGATTATCAGTTAAGCCGCAGAAAAGAATTTGGCAAAATTTTGTGCCAAAATGAGGATCATTATGTTAGATTGTTTTCCTCTCAAAAGCCATGTGCACAATCAGCGAAGGTAATTATCATTTTGTGTCTACATCTATTTATTGGATGTTTACTAATGACATGTTATACCTGTGGATACATATCTGACATGGACCTTCTATTGCCTGAAAGTCACCAAGTTTCGAGATTGACATAGCAGAATCGATTCTCCTACATTCATTTGTAGTTAATTCACGGAGATAGTTGTAGTTTCCTGTATGAACAAAAGTTAATTAGTTTTGCATCACATGAACTAAATTAGATTTGACGTGTAACAGCTAGGATCATTTGGTGTTTCCCTATAAAGTTCAttgttgtcaacttgtcaacTTATAGATTTTGTACAGTGCATTTATACAAATTTTGTTCCACTAAGGACACAATTCTAAGGATCTATGTTGCCCACCGGAAAACATTAAGGGGCGCACCCTGGGGCGATGGAGGGAGGTGCCACGTCGGCGATTTGCTACAGTCCTACAGTGCTCGGGGTGGTCGTTTTGCAAAAATAACCCTCCGGTTTGCTGGTAATTCGAAGTAAGTCCCTAATAAACAgtaattcctccgtttcacaatgtaagactttctagcattgcccacattcatttagatgttaatgaatctagacatatgtatgtgtttagattcattaacatctatatgtatgttggcaatgctagaaagtcttacattatgaaacggagggagtaccactgAGGTGATATTTTATGTGGAGGCCCTTCTAGAATCCATATATTCCACGGGAACGAGAGAAAAATCGCGATTTAGGACCATGCTGTAAAAATCTAAAGCCAAGGGGTTTTTCCGAAAAATGGCGCGCACTAACCCTAACTACCCCAAACCCTATCCGCCGCCACTGAATTGGTTAAGGTGTCGATTTATATGTTTTCAACTCGCATATAGTTCTTTCATGTTagtttttaaaaagtttctttcttgtgaCATGTCTGTGACTTAAAAATGATCACATGATGACAATGTGTTTGGATGAAAGTAATCATAGAGGCTCATATTTTGGGTGACTGCAGCCCAATGAATGTTGTTTCTAGAAGTAATTAAATATTGACTGCAAAAAATAGAGATATGAAACTTTCATGTTGTTATTCAATATGTCTGAAACTCCTGTGTGTCCAATCAGGATAAGCGTGTTGTTGCCTTGTTGGCTGTGTGCATGATTGTGTGTTTGTAGTGGCGAATTCATGTAAAATATGTTCGCACTCACTTTTACATTTTAATGGATAAATAATAGTCTTGTATCCAAGTAATCCAATACAATGAGATGTGGGGTGCTGTTGGACTTCATATTTATGTGCTGGAGGCATTGGTGCAGGTGGATTTTGTATATCTGTTGGCATGGCTGCTCATTGACATTGTATGCACCCTGTTTTAAACAGCTATAGTAGGCAGCTAGGCCACATACAAGGAACAGTCCCTTGTTGTTGTAAAATTGGCTGGTTTGGTCATATAATCAGTTTTAGATGGGGTGATTGAACAATAATAATTGTTCATTGTTCTTAAAAATGAGTGATGAATATGCATGCCCCAAGAGTGATAGATTCATACACAATTTCACATGCTTTAGAGTTACATCAAAGCAATGCCATTTAGACTTGGTGCAGAAGGGCACAAGCTCACAGCACAATTATGACAGTTTTGAATATTTGCTTATGGAAGGTCAAATGTCAATTGAATAGCTTGAATATCATATAGAGTTGATCATGCCCTCTGCATATTTGCATGTAGTTGTTGCTTTTAGTTGCATGTTACACCAGCCATTTACCTGTTATATTGTAAGATACTGTCGCTAATGAATTGATATTTCAAAAGATTTGTTTTAGACACTCTATTTATTTTACTGATTCAGGACAGTCTAGGTGAGATAACTCAACCTGCACACATATATAATAATCCCAATCATCAACAAGCAACTCTGTTGAGGCATGGACCTTCCCAATACGGTATAGAATACATGGCCCTCTAGCTAGCTTGTGTAATGATGTAGCACCATGCATGACCTGATCATATCTGCAGGATGCAACTAGGAACAATTTTCATCAGTATGCTCAAGATCCAAATGACCGAAATACTGGACAGATGTACCATGGATCCAATTATCATCAGTATGCCAAAGTTTTGTTTAAGAGATACTTGTACGAATTACAGTTATTAGCTGTCCAATTAATCTGTCATCTGATTGAAAAGATCCTTCATCTGATGTTTAACTACCCTTCCTTTCAGGGAAATAGTAGCTGCTACCCCTctaattattttgaagaaaataaTGGTCCTAGAGAAGTAAGATTACACGACTCACAGTTCTATAGGCAGGATAATCAAGAGTATTCAACTGATGGTAAATAAAGAGCAAATCAAGCAACTAGAAAATATTCCACATCATATTGATTGAATTTTTTGTATTTATTATCTAGATGATCCTTTGCCTGGTATTGAGGGGTTTCAAATTGTTGGGGAGCCTAGATCATGATTTACATTAACAGCATGTGGTTACCCTACCAATGGTACTACCCTTTGTAATTTCCAGGTTTGTTGTGTTCTGAGTTCTGATTCCAGATTGCAATTACTTATCTTCTCTATTAATTGTTAACTTCTGCAAATAAAACCTCTCATTATGAAATGCTGTTGTTTTAATGGGTTAGATATCTTGAGAATGGCACCAGGCAGTCAATTGAAAGTAAATAGAGATTATTGCTCATTCTATTTGTTGCTGCTTAGAAATAATTTGATTGTATTGATTAGCTCTCTATATTTTGCAATTCAGGTGCTACGATGTATGACTACGTGGTTACTGCTGATGATGTTGACACTCTTTTGGCTGTAGACTGCACGCCTATGGATGATAATACCTGTCAGGTTATTCACTTATCTGCTGTAAACTGCAGTACAATGTGGTTATTTCATGTGGTCAATCATATAATAGTGGCTAAGTCTAAAGAGTTTGGCAACATTCATTTTGAAACTTATCTCTTTGCTAATTGGAGGGAGTGTAAACTTTTAGACGTAAAGCTGGGATCCCAGGGAAGGAAATCCATCAACTGACTTGGGAGCCATCTCTCCTTCAGAGGGGGTTAGAACTTTTTTCTGTGTCTAGCTGTTCAAATTTTGGTCCTGTGTCCTGTACATGGTATTGCGTATTAACCCCATTAACTGCTTTAGTCTGAATGTGTTCTTTTACTGGGAGTGTGCCATCCTCAATTTTTTGTGAGGCTTTCAGTGGCTTCTCATTATTGGTATTCTCTAGAGGCTTACATCCATTTTGTCTCTTCAACTACATGTTAACTATATGGTTTGAATTATTATTTTGGGTATTGGAATCTTCTTGGCATTCTGATAGCCTGATATTGTTCTGTTGCATCTTTTCATCCTTTACTGCATCAATTGGGTAGCTTACAGAGTACAACCCATTTTTGGAAGCTATTTCTTTATTGCATCaaccagaaaaaaaagattaactG
The window above is part of the Oryza sativa Japonica Group chromosome 7, ASM3414082v1 genome. Proteins encoded here:
- the LOC107281803 gene encoding uncharacterized protein; translation: MMTRRRRTMALALVRSIRENLLNKASCPPHPICVWPPSDLEEDDDNDLETLRAIQHPLLALPFRYLQWVRDKYKN